Genomic segment of Gloeocapsa sp. PCC 7428:
ATTCCCCAGGAGAACCGCATCTTCAAGGTTTTGATGAATGGTTTGGCTACCTAAATCACGTCCACGCGCATGACTACTACCCTAGCTATCTGTGGCGAAATCAGCAGCGAGTTGCGATCGCTCCAGGTACATACTCACATAATCTCTTTACTCAAGCAGCGCTGGATTTCATTAAAGCTAAGCAAGACGAGCCATTTTTTCTCTATTTACCCTACACTATCCCTCACGCCAATAATGAGTTAGGCAGCGAGGGAATGCAAGTACCAAGTGATGCTCCCTATTCTGACGAACCTTGGCCACAACAGCAAAAAAATTACGCGGCGATGATTTCGCTTTTAGACGCAGACGTAGGCAAGATTTTGGCATTGTTAGCCGAACTTGGTTTAGAAGAAGACACGATAGTTTTCTTTAGTAGCGATAATGGACCGCATGAAGAAGGCGGCGCAACCGCAGAATTTTTTGACAGCAATGGACCACTCAACGGTATCAAGCGCGACCTCTATGATGGTGGTGTTCGCGTACCGATGATTGTGCGTTGGACGGGAACAATTCAGCCAAAACAAGAAAATCATCAGCCTTATGCGCTTTGGGACTTCTTACCTACAGCGGCTGAGATTGCGGGAGTTAGCGCACCTAGAGGAATTGATGGTGTATCAATACTACCTGCACTACTAGGTCAACCCGCAAACAAGCATAACTTTCTCTATTGGGAATTTCACGAACGAGGATTTGAGCAAGCAATTCGCATGGGTAAATGGAAAGCTGTACGTCATGGTCTTGACCAACCCATTGAATTGTATGACTTGGACAAAGACATCAGCGAACAGTACAACGTAGCAAATGAACACTTTGACGTTGTGCAAAAAATTGCAGCTATCTTGCAGAGTAAGAAACTACGAACAGAATCTCCAGAATTTCCTGTGTTTTCTAAGCTTTATCCACCGCACCTTTCTCTCGCAAAACTTAATTTGCCTGATAAGTTGTCTGCATAACTAAGCAAGAACGCAAACGATGATTATTACCTTTTTTGTTTATTTATTAGCCTTCAGCTACCTTTTTTCTGGTTTAATTGCCTGGCTAGCGCTTGTCAGAGATATAACGCGTAGTCCAGAGTTCTCCTGCTGGCACAATATTTTGATTTTATTTGTGAGTGCGATCGTGATATTTGCTTGGCCCATTTGGGTAATCATTGAGGCAAAAAAACAAGATAGTGAAGAAATCGCACCAGAAGTCGCATAAGTTCATTCACTTTGTTTGAGTTGCAATTCTGATCTTCTAATGAAACTATGCAAACTAAGAGCAATTCAGTATTAATTCTCACCGGAATGCATCGTTCTGGGACGTCTTTTACAACATCGCTGCTACAAAATGCAGGGTTAGATATTGGGCAAAGACTGATAGCAGCTGGCAATGGAAATGTTAAGGGCTTTTTTGAAAATGTAGACTTTGTGAGATTTCATGAAGCAGTTCTGCGATCGCAAAATTTAGATGAGATCGGTTGGACTCTAGAAGATAATATTCCTGTTAAAGAGCCATATTTACAGCAAGCTCAAGAAATTGTTTGCAGAAATTCTCAAGCAACGATTTGGGGGTGGAAAGACCCACGAACAGCGCTATTTTTAGATTTTTGGGCTGAATTGCTTCCAGAGGCTAAGTTTTTGTTCATCTA
This window contains:
- a CDS encoding arylsulfatase, with protein sequence MSKLAVENVVTSQHTKKHQDLEDKTPHAQKRLPNIILFLADDLGYGDLGCYGQKQIKTPHLDQMASEGMRFTNFYSGSTVCAPSRCTLMTGYHTGHCRIRGNNGADDISLHAEDITVAQVLKAAGYTTAMFGKWGLGGPDSPGEPHLQGFDEWFGYLNHVHAHDYYPSYLWRNQQRVAIAPGTYSHNLFTQAALDFIKAKQDEPFFLYLPYTIPHANNELGSEGMQVPSDAPYSDEPWPQQQKNYAAMISLLDADVGKILALLAELGLEEDTIVFFSSDNGPHEEGGATAEFFDSNGPLNGIKRDLYDGGVRVPMIVRWTGTIQPKQENHQPYALWDFLPTAAEIAGVSAPRGIDGVSILPALLGQPANKHNFLYWEFHERGFEQAIRMGKWKAVRHGLDQPIELYDLDKDISEQYNVANEHFDVVQKIAAILQSKKLRTESPEFPVFSKLYPPHLSLAKLNLPDKLSA